In Lineus longissimus chromosome 9, tnLinLong1.2, whole genome shotgun sequence, one genomic interval encodes:
- the LOC135493102 gene encoding MBT domain-containing protein 1-like isoform X2 — translation MEQDQASDWGSWPLTDQTNEIDAMVDAYHEQQDCDEPIPEPNNSSLEGKEDSLYEESSALAGEDDFVNDYAMYDGYDSYNDSGSGGARSDDDSGQGYSEEDQLVDKKGVIKSGSSVYFYPTGKEGMATCENCGTIGIKHAFYSKSKKFCSLPCSREYGEKFPQSQQKRTVNKQDQSKKKSRPKGNHVQNVNQEPASFDWSNYLTDTDADAASVSCFKHVAMTDAWENITVGMKVEVLNSDCDIPNNAYWIAAVLKIAGYKAMLRYEGFGQDSCRDFWVNLCTNSVHPVGWCATIGKPLVPPKTIQHKYSDWKDFLVKRLTGARTVPNNFYSKVLENLNNGQLKKGMFVEVVDKMCVSAMRVATVDEVHGGRLRLKYTDSLMVNDDFWVHERSPLVHHVGWSQMVGHKLHASAEYKNRSLKKIALKNYADDDSRPDMFPKLKDPPEGIRFEVGMKLEAIDPLNLSSICVATVMKVLRNNYLMIGIDGSMAANGSDWFCYHASSPCIFPVGFCEINNIELSPPKGYRTPPFKWFDYLKQTKSVAAPVKLFDKVIPKHGYKVGMKLEAVDLMEPRLLCVGAVGRVVGRLLRIHFDGWETEYDQWVDCQSPDIYPVGWCEMVGYNLEGPRHDYVAALAASQPKRKKPKTQVYRGPRKKRKPKTPPMRISGSGRGGYTYSTPSYVPLPPEQVAATLPPPLLDERDSQDSIKMSKEMPMEVDSSGSDSKDSKPPTMMQTNPTLQTKGNDMPNLTSMITKPTPTITSSPKTPPNNSPMAAALKTATAIWKQQQQQHQLVKHNLQVSPPRNTMNMSPQRVPNLSPPRVQNLSPPRVPNLSPHHVQTLSPPRVTAVLTNISPPAGLTTPPGGNMFIPATTTVLYGSPPVKHDSSPAHYVQSAFTHYIPRILPGDTSEDNLRLSSSRPYTPELWTSNDVCQFLQKNECGAYSDSFSKRGIDGHKFLTLSKEQIVNLTGMKVGPSLKIFDLIQSLKIKVKEQSRAKVSLKPSRT, via the exons ATG GAGCAAGACCAGGCATCAG ATTGGGGTAGTTGGCCCCTCACTGATCAGACCAACGAGATTGATGCAATGGTTGATGCCTACCATGAACAGCAGGATTGTGATGAGCCCATCCCAGAGCCCAACAACAGCTCTCTGGAGGGAAAGGAGGACTCGCTCTATGAAGAAAGCAGTGCCTTAGCT GGTGAAGATGATTTTGTGAATGATTACGCCATGTACGATGGCTATGATAGTTATAATGATAGTGGGTCTGGAGGGGCTCGATCGGATGACGACAGTGGCCAGGGATACAGTGAAGAGGACCAACTGGTCGATAAGAAAGGTGTTATCAAGAGTGGCAGCAGCGTTTATTTCTACCCTACAGGAAAGGAAGGAATGG CGACCTGTGAAAATTGTGGCACCATTGGAATAAAACATGCGTTTTATTCCAAATCGAAAAAGTTCTGCAGCCTCCCATGTTCTCGGGAATACGGTGAGAAGTTCCCCCAGTCTCAACAGAAGCGAACGGTGAATAAACAAGACCAGTCGAAGAAGAAGTCGAGACCAAAAGGAAATCACGTTCAGAATGTGAATCAGGAACCGG CTTCTTTTGACTGGAgtaactatttgactgatacaGATGCGGACGCAGCTTCTGTGTCTTGTTTTAAACAT GTGGCAATGACTGACGCCTGGGAGAACATTACAGTCGGTATGAAAGTAGAGGTGCTAAACTCGGATTGTGACATCCCAAACAATGCCTACTGGATTGCTGCCGTATTGAAAATAGCTG GTTATAAAGCCATGTTGCGCTATGAAGGCTTTGGCCAAGACAGTTGCCGAGACTTCTGGGTGAATCTCTGTACGAATTCGGTTCATCCGGTCGGCTGGTGTGCTACCATTGGGAAACCTCTTGTTCCTCCCAAAA CCATACAACATAAGTATTCTGACTGGAAGGATTTCCTCGTCAAAAGGCTGACCGGTGCTCGAACAGTTCCAAATAACTTCTACAGCAAGGTGCTAGAAAACCTGAACAACGGGCAGCTGAAGAAGGGCATGTTTGTTGAGGTCGTCGACAAGATGTGTGTGTCAGCGATGCGCGTCGCCACTGTCGATGAAGTTCACGGCGGCCGACTCCGGCTGAAATACACAGACTCGCTAATGGTCAACGATGATTTCTGGGTGCATGAGCGGTCACCCTTGGTGCATCATGTTGGCTGGTCACAGATGGTCGGACATAAGCTACATGCGTCTGCTG AATATAAAAATCGAagtctcaaaaaaattgctcTGAAAAATTATGCAGATGATGACAGTCGACCGGATATGTTTCCCAAACTGAAAGATCCTCCTGAGGGCATAAGGTTTGAAGTCGGCATGAAACTTGAGGCGATCGATCCGTTGAATCTCTCATCAATATGTGTTGCCACTGTCATGAAG GTGCTCCGTAATAACTACTTGATGATCGGTATTGACGGTTCAATGGCGGCAAATGGATCTGATTGGTTCTGCTACCATGCTTCATCACCCTGTATATTCCCAGTCGGTTTCTGTGAAATCAACAATATCGAACTCTCCCCTCCAAAAG GCTACAGAACACCGCCATTCAAATGGTTCGACTATCTGAAGCAAACAAAATCAGTGGCAGCACCGGTGAAACTCTTCGATAAAGTCATACCAAAACATGGGTATAAAGTCGGCATGAAGTTAGAAGCTGTTGATTTGATGGAACCGCGACTACTTTGTGTCGGGGCAGTGGGACGGGTCGTTGGTCGACTTTTGCGGATCCATTTTGATGGCTGGGAGACGGAATACGACCAGTGGGTGGATTGTCAGTCCCCGGATATCTATCCGGTCGGTTGGTGTGAAATGGTTGGATATAATTTGGAGGGCCCGAGGCATG ATTATGTGGCAGCCCTGGCAGCATCACAACCAAAACGCAAGAAGCCAAAGACTCAAGTATATCGTGGACCAAGAAAGA AGAGAAAACCAAAGACACCCCCCATGAGGATATCAGGCTCGGGTCGTGGAGGTTACACCTACAGTACTCCTTCATATGTCCCGCTGCCCCCTGAGCAAGTGGCTGCAACACTACCACCACCTTTACTCGACGAGAGAGACTCGCAAGATAGCATAAAAATGTCAAAGGAAATGCCGATGGAAGTGGATTCATCTG GTTCAGACTCAAAGGATTCAAAACCTCCAACGATGATGCAAACGAACCCAACACTCCAAACCAAGGGTAATGACATGCCTAACCTCACCTCCATGATAACCAAACCAACACCTACGATAACCTCGTCCCCAAAAACACCCCCAAATAACTCACCAATGGCTGCGGCGTTAAAAACAGCGACTGCCATTTGGaagcaacagcaacaacaacatcagcTGGTGAAACACAACTTACAAGTGTCGCCACCGAGAAATACGATGAACATGTCGCCACAGCGGGTACCAAATCTGTCGCCTCCAAGGGTTCAGAATTTATCACCACCCAGAGTACCGAACCTCTCTCCTCACCATGTCCAGACTCTATCACCACCCCGAGTTACGGCTGTATTGACGAATATCTCGCCACCAGCAGGACTTACAACACCTCCAGGTGGAAACATGTTTATCCCGGCTACGACGACAGTCCTGTACGGGAGTCCACCAGTCAAGCACGACTCCTCACCCGCACATTACGTCCAATCAGCCTTCACCCATTACATTCCACGCATTTTACCAGGAGACACAAGTGAAGACAATCTGCGGCTCTCGTCGAGTCGGCCTTACACTCCAGAATTATGGACTTCAAACGACGTCTGCCAGTTTCTGCAGAAAAACGAATGTGGGGCTTACAGCGACAGTTTTAGTAAGAGG GGTATTGATGGTCATAAATTCCTGACATTGAGCAAGGAACAGATTGTGAACTTAACCGGCATGAAAGTCGGACCTTCGCTGAAAATCTTCGATCTCATTCAGTCTCTTAAGATCAAGGTTAAGGAACAAAGTCGGGCCAAGGTCAGCTTGAAGCCTTCAAGGACGTAG
- the LOC135493102 gene encoding MBT domain-containing protein 1-like isoform X1 produces MEQDQASDWGSWPLTDQTNEIDAMVDAYHEQQDCDEPIPEPNNSSLEGKEDSLYEESSALAGEDDFVNDYAMYDGYDSYNDSGSGGARSDDDSGQGYSEEDQLVDKKGVIKSGSSVYFYPTGKEGMATCENCGTIGIKHAFYSKSKKFCSLPCSREYGEKFPQSQQKRTVNKQDQSKKKSRPKGNHVQNVNQEPASFDWSNYLTDTDADAASVSCFKHVAMTDAWENITVGMKVEVLNSDCDIPNNAYWIAAVLKIAGYKAMLRYEGFGQDSCRDFWVNLCTNSVHPVGWCATIGKPLVPPKTIQHKYSDWKDFLVKRLTGARTVPNNFYSKVLENLNNGQLKKGMFVEVVDKMCVSAMRVATVDEVHGGRLRLKYTDSLMVNDDFWVHERSPLVHHVGWSQMVGHKLHASAEYKNRSLKKIALKNYADDDSRPDMFPKLKDPPEGIRFEVGMKLEAIDPLNLSSICVATVMKVLRNNYLMIGIDGSMAANGSDWFCYHASSPCIFPVGFCEINNIELSPPKGYRTPPFKWFDYLKQTKSVAAPVKLFDKVIPKHGYKVGMKLEAVDLMEPRLLCVGAVGRVVGRLLRIHFDGWETEYDQWVDCQSPDIYPVGWCEMVGYNLEGPRHDYVAALAASQPKRKKPKTQVYRGPRKSKSSASGNTQKTSKTKRKPKTPPMRISGSGRGGYTYSTPSYVPLPPEQVAATLPPPLLDERDSQDSIKMSKEMPMEVDSSGSDSKDSKPPTMMQTNPTLQTKGNDMPNLTSMITKPTPTITSSPKTPPNNSPMAAALKTATAIWKQQQQQHQLVKHNLQVSPPRNTMNMSPQRVPNLSPPRVQNLSPPRVPNLSPHHVQTLSPPRVTAVLTNISPPAGLTTPPGGNMFIPATTTVLYGSPPVKHDSSPAHYVQSAFTHYIPRILPGDTSEDNLRLSSSRPYTPELWTSNDVCQFLQKNECGAYSDSFSKRGIDGHKFLTLSKEQIVNLTGMKVGPSLKIFDLIQSLKIKVKEQSRAKVSLKPSRT; encoded by the exons ATG GAGCAAGACCAGGCATCAG ATTGGGGTAGTTGGCCCCTCACTGATCAGACCAACGAGATTGATGCAATGGTTGATGCCTACCATGAACAGCAGGATTGTGATGAGCCCATCCCAGAGCCCAACAACAGCTCTCTGGAGGGAAAGGAGGACTCGCTCTATGAAGAAAGCAGTGCCTTAGCT GGTGAAGATGATTTTGTGAATGATTACGCCATGTACGATGGCTATGATAGTTATAATGATAGTGGGTCTGGAGGGGCTCGATCGGATGACGACAGTGGCCAGGGATACAGTGAAGAGGACCAACTGGTCGATAAGAAAGGTGTTATCAAGAGTGGCAGCAGCGTTTATTTCTACCCTACAGGAAAGGAAGGAATGG CGACCTGTGAAAATTGTGGCACCATTGGAATAAAACATGCGTTTTATTCCAAATCGAAAAAGTTCTGCAGCCTCCCATGTTCTCGGGAATACGGTGAGAAGTTCCCCCAGTCTCAACAGAAGCGAACGGTGAATAAACAAGACCAGTCGAAGAAGAAGTCGAGACCAAAAGGAAATCACGTTCAGAATGTGAATCAGGAACCGG CTTCTTTTGACTGGAgtaactatttgactgatacaGATGCGGACGCAGCTTCTGTGTCTTGTTTTAAACAT GTGGCAATGACTGACGCCTGGGAGAACATTACAGTCGGTATGAAAGTAGAGGTGCTAAACTCGGATTGTGACATCCCAAACAATGCCTACTGGATTGCTGCCGTATTGAAAATAGCTG GTTATAAAGCCATGTTGCGCTATGAAGGCTTTGGCCAAGACAGTTGCCGAGACTTCTGGGTGAATCTCTGTACGAATTCGGTTCATCCGGTCGGCTGGTGTGCTACCATTGGGAAACCTCTTGTTCCTCCCAAAA CCATACAACATAAGTATTCTGACTGGAAGGATTTCCTCGTCAAAAGGCTGACCGGTGCTCGAACAGTTCCAAATAACTTCTACAGCAAGGTGCTAGAAAACCTGAACAACGGGCAGCTGAAGAAGGGCATGTTTGTTGAGGTCGTCGACAAGATGTGTGTGTCAGCGATGCGCGTCGCCACTGTCGATGAAGTTCACGGCGGCCGACTCCGGCTGAAATACACAGACTCGCTAATGGTCAACGATGATTTCTGGGTGCATGAGCGGTCACCCTTGGTGCATCATGTTGGCTGGTCACAGATGGTCGGACATAAGCTACATGCGTCTGCTG AATATAAAAATCGAagtctcaaaaaaattgctcTGAAAAATTATGCAGATGATGACAGTCGACCGGATATGTTTCCCAAACTGAAAGATCCTCCTGAGGGCATAAGGTTTGAAGTCGGCATGAAACTTGAGGCGATCGATCCGTTGAATCTCTCATCAATATGTGTTGCCACTGTCATGAAG GTGCTCCGTAATAACTACTTGATGATCGGTATTGACGGTTCAATGGCGGCAAATGGATCTGATTGGTTCTGCTACCATGCTTCATCACCCTGTATATTCCCAGTCGGTTTCTGTGAAATCAACAATATCGAACTCTCCCCTCCAAAAG GCTACAGAACACCGCCATTCAAATGGTTCGACTATCTGAAGCAAACAAAATCAGTGGCAGCACCGGTGAAACTCTTCGATAAAGTCATACCAAAACATGGGTATAAAGTCGGCATGAAGTTAGAAGCTGTTGATTTGATGGAACCGCGACTACTTTGTGTCGGGGCAGTGGGACGGGTCGTTGGTCGACTTTTGCGGATCCATTTTGATGGCTGGGAGACGGAATACGACCAGTGGGTGGATTGTCAGTCCCCGGATATCTATCCGGTCGGTTGGTGTGAAATGGTTGGATATAATTTGGAGGGCCCGAGGCATG ATTATGTGGCAGCCCTGGCAGCATCACAACCAAAACGCAAGAAGCCAAAGACTCAAGTATATCGTGGACCAAGAAAGAGTAAGTCCAGTGCAAGTGGCAATACCCAAAAGACCTCTAAAACAA AGAGAAAACCAAAGACACCCCCCATGAGGATATCAGGCTCGGGTCGTGGAGGTTACACCTACAGTACTCCTTCATATGTCCCGCTGCCCCCTGAGCAAGTGGCTGCAACACTACCACCACCTTTACTCGACGAGAGAGACTCGCAAGATAGCATAAAAATGTCAAAGGAAATGCCGATGGAAGTGGATTCATCTG GTTCAGACTCAAAGGATTCAAAACCTCCAACGATGATGCAAACGAACCCAACACTCCAAACCAAGGGTAATGACATGCCTAACCTCACCTCCATGATAACCAAACCAACACCTACGATAACCTCGTCCCCAAAAACACCCCCAAATAACTCACCAATGGCTGCGGCGTTAAAAACAGCGACTGCCATTTGGaagcaacagcaacaacaacatcagcTGGTGAAACACAACTTACAAGTGTCGCCACCGAGAAATACGATGAACATGTCGCCACAGCGGGTACCAAATCTGTCGCCTCCAAGGGTTCAGAATTTATCACCACCCAGAGTACCGAACCTCTCTCCTCACCATGTCCAGACTCTATCACCACCCCGAGTTACGGCTGTATTGACGAATATCTCGCCACCAGCAGGACTTACAACACCTCCAGGTGGAAACATGTTTATCCCGGCTACGACGACAGTCCTGTACGGGAGTCCACCAGTCAAGCACGACTCCTCACCCGCACATTACGTCCAATCAGCCTTCACCCATTACATTCCACGCATTTTACCAGGAGACACAAGTGAAGACAATCTGCGGCTCTCGTCGAGTCGGCCTTACACTCCAGAATTATGGACTTCAAACGACGTCTGCCAGTTTCTGCAGAAAAACGAATGTGGGGCTTACAGCGACAGTTTTAGTAAGAGG GGTATTGATGGTCATAAATTCCTGACATTGAGCAAGGAACAGATTGTGAACTTAACCGGCATGAAAGTCGGACCTTCGCTGAAAATCTTCGATCTCATTCAGTCTCTTAAGATCAAGGTTAAGGAACAAAGTCGGGCCAAGGTCAGCTTGAAGCCTTCAAGGACGTAG
- the LOC135493102 gene encoding MBT domain-containing protein 1-like isoform X3 → MEQDQASDWGSWPLTDQTNEIDAMVDAYHEQQDCDEPIPEPNNSSLEGKEDSLYEESSALAGEDDFVNDYAMYDGYDSYNDSGSGGARSDDDSGQGYSEEDQLVDKKGVIKSGSSVYFYPTGKEGMATCENCGTIGIKHAFYSKSKKFCSLPCSREYGEKFPQSQQKRTVNKQDQSKKKSRPKGNHVQNVNQEPASFDWSNYLTDTDADAASVSCFKHVAMTDAWENITVGMKVEVLNSDCDIPNNAYWIAAVLKIAGYKAMLRYEGFGQDSCRDFWVNLCTNSVHPVGWCATIGKPLVPPKTIQHKYSDWKDFLVKRLTGARTVPNNFYSKVLENLNNGQLKKGMFVEVVDKMCVSAMRVATVDEVHGGRLRLKYTDSLMVNDDFWVHERSPLVHHVGWSQMVGHKLHASAEYKNRSLKKIALKNYADDDSRPDMFPKLKDPPEGIRFEVGMKLEAIDPLNLSSICVATVMKVLRNNYLMIGIDGSMAANGSDWFCYHASSPCIFPVGFCEINNIELSPPKGYRTPPFKWFDYLKQTKSVAAPVKLFDKVIPKHGYKVGMKLEAVDLMEPRLLCVGAVGRVVGRLLRIHFDGWETEYDQWVDCQSPDIYPVGWCEMVGYNLEGPRHDYVAALAASQPKRKKPKTQVYRGPRKSKSSASGNTQKTSKTKRKPKTPPMRISGSGRGGYTYSTPSYVPLPPEQVAATLPPPLLDERDSQDSIKMSKEMPMEVDSSGSDSKDSKPPTMMQTNPTLQTKGY, encoded by the exons ATG GAGCAAGACCAGGCATCAG ATTGGGGTAGTTGGCCCCTCACTGATCAGACCAACGAGATTGATGCAATGGTTGATGCCTACCATGAACAGCAGGATTGTGATGAGCCCATCCCAGAGCCCAACAACAGCTCTCTGGAGGGAAAGGAGGACTCGCTCTATGAAGAAAGCAGTGCCTTAGCT GGTGAAGATGATTTTGTGAATGATTACGCCATGTACGATGGCTATGATAGTTATAATGATAGTGGGTCTGGAGGGGCTCGATCGGATGACGACAGTGGCCAGGGATACAGTGAAGAGGACCAACTGGTCGATAAGAAAGGTGTTATCAAGAGTGGCAGCAGCGTTTATTTCTACCCTACAGGAAAGGAAGGAATGG CGACCTGTGAAAATTGTGGCACCATTGGAATAAAACATGCGTTTTATTCCAAATCGAAAAAGTTCTGCAGCCTCCCATGTTCTCGGGAATACGGTGAGAAGTTCCCCCAGTCTCAACAGAAGCGAACGGTGAATAAACAAGACCAGTCGAAGAAGAAGTCGAGACCAAAAGGAAATCACGTTCAGAATGTGAATCAGGAACCGG CTTCTTTTGACTGGAgtaactatttgactgatacaGATGCGGACGCAGCTTCTGTGTCTTGTTTTAAACAT GTGGCAATGACTGACGCCTGGGAGAACATTACAGTCGGTATGAAAGTAGAGGTGCTAAACTCGGATTGTGACATCCCAAACAATGCCTACTGGATTGCTGCCGTATTGAAAATAGCTG GTTATAAAGCCATGTTGCGCTATGAAGGCTTTGGCCAAGACAGTTGCCGAGACTTCTGGGTGAATCTCTGTACGAATTCGGTTCATCCGGTCGGCTGGTGTGCTACCATTGGGAAACCTCTTGTTCCTCCCAAAA CCATACAACATAAGTATTCTGACTGGAAGGATTTCCTCGTCAAAAGGCTGACCGGTGCTCGAACAGTTCCAAATAACTTCTACAGCAAGGTGCTAGAAAACCTGAACAACGGGCAGCTGAAGAAGGGCATGTTTGTTGAGGTCGTCGACAAGATGTGTGTGTCAGCGATGCGCGTCGCCACTGTCGATGAAGTTCACGGCGGCCGACTCCGGCTGAAATACACAGACTCGCTAATGGTCAACGATGATTTCTGGGTGCATGAGCGGTCACCCTTGGTGCATCATGTTGGCTGGTCACAGATGGTCGGACATAAGCTACATGCGTCTGCTG AATATAAAAATCGAagtctcaaaaaaattgctcTGAAAAATTATGCAGATGATGACAGTCGACCGGATATGTTTCCCAAACTGAAAGATCCTCCTGAGGGCATAAGGTTTGAAGTCGGCATGAAACTTGAGGCGATCGATCCGTTGAATCTCTCATCAATATGTGTTGCCACTGTCATGAAG GTGCTCCGTAATAACTACTTGATGATCGGTATTGACGGTTCAATGGCGGCAAATGGATCTGATTGGTTCTGCTACCATGCTTCATCACCCTGTATATTCCCAGTCGGTTTCTGTGAAATCAACAATATCGAACTCTCCCCTCCAAAAG GCTACAGAACACCGCCATTCAAATGGTTCGACTATCTGAAGCAAACAAAATCAGTGGCAGCACCGGTGAAACTCTTCGATAAAGTCATACCAAAACATGGGTATAAAGTCGGCATGAAGTTAGAAGCTGTTGATTTGATGGAACCGCGACTACTTTGTGTCGGGGCAGTGGGACGGGTCGTTGGTCGACTTTTGCGGATCCATTTTGATGGCTGGGAGACGGAATACGACCAGTGGGTGGATTGTCAGTCCCCGGATATCTATCCGGTCGGTTGGTGTGAAATGGTTGGATATAATTTGGAGGGCCCGAGGCATG ATTATGTGGCAGCCCTGGCAGCATCACAACCAAAACGCAAGAAGCCAAAGACTCAAGTATATCGTGGACCAAGAAAGAGTAAGTCCAGTGCAAGTGGCAATACCCAAAAGACCTCTAAAACAA AGAGAAAACCAAAGACACCCCCCATGAGGATATCAGGCTCGGGTCGTGGAGGTTACACCTACAGTACTCCTTCATATGTCCCGCTGCCCCCTGAGCAAGTGGCTGCAACACTACCACCACCTTTACTCGACGAGAGAGACTCGCAAGATAGCATAAAAATGTCAAAGGAAATGCCGATGGAAGTGGATTCATCTG GTTCAGACTCAAAGGATTCAAAACCTCCAACGATGATGCAAACGAACCCAACACTCCAAACCAAGG GGTATTGA